Proteins from a single region of Hydrogenobacter sp.:
- a CDS encoding SAM-dependent methyltransferase: MGKVYLVGAGPGDLELLTLKAYRLIRSADVILYDRLVNPEVLLLAKPDCELVYVGKEDGKHLIEQERINELLLEYAYSKEVVVRLKGGDPFVFGRGGEEALFLAQHGIEFEVVPGI; encoded by the coding sequence ATGGGTAAGGTCTATCTCGTAGGGGCAGGACCTGGAGACTTGGAGCTTTTAACACTTAAAGCCTACAGGCTCATAAGGTCTGCAGATGTTATCCTATACGACAGGCTCGTAAACCCAGAAGTGCTTTTACTCGCAAAGCCTGACTGCGAGCTTGTCTATGTGGGAAAGGAGGATGGAAAACATCTCATAGAGCAGGAAAGGATAAACGAGCTTTTGCTTGAGTATGCATATAGCAAAGAGGTAGTAGTAAGGCTAAAAGGTGGAGACCCCTTCGTCTTTGGAAGGGGTGGAGAGGAAGCCCTCTTTTTGGCACAGCATGGCATAGAGTTTGAAGTGGTTCCGGGTATAA